The following are encoded together in the Ezakiella massiliensis genome:
- a CDS encoding cytidine/deoxycytidylate deaminase family protein has protein sequence MSNKRQSWDDYFLDIAEIVAKRSTCDRAYVGCVLVNNDHRIVSTGYNGSVSGNPHCIDVGHVMRDGHCIATIHAEMNALLYCAKEGISVKGCTAYVTHFPCLNCTKSLIQAGIKRIVYINAYRLDDYSIELLNKNNIEVVQMER, from the coding sequence ATGTCTAATAAAAGGCAAAGTTGGGATGATTATTTTTTAGATATCGCTGAGATAGTTGCCAAGCGCTCAACATGCGACAGGGCTTATGTTGGCTGCGTACTTGTAAACAATGATCATCGTATAGTAAGCACTGGCTACAATGGAAGTGTAAGTGGGAACCCACACTGCATTGATGTTGGTCACGTTATGCGCGATGGCCATTGTATTGCTACAATTCATGCAGAAATGAATGCTCTTTTGTACTGTGCAAAGGAAGGTATAAGCGTTAAAGGATGTACTGCTTATGTAACTCACTTTCCTTGTTTAAATTGCACCAAGAGTTTGATACAAGCCGGTATAAAAAGAATAGTATATATAAATGCATATAGGCTTGATGATTATTCCATTGAGCTTCTAAATAAAAATAATATTGAAGTTGTTCAAATGGAAAGATAA
- the pyk gene encoding pyruvate kinase gives MNSTKIVATIGPASESEETLKHMILNGLNVARLNFSHGTHEEHQVRIDRIKKVSKELGIPVAIMLDTKGPEIRIGRFREGPIRIEQGQKFILTTDDILGDQNMVSVSYDGIIDDVELGDRLLIDDGLVEFEIVNIFSNSIELKAINSGELSDRKGVNIPGAKIKLPTLTEQDISDIKFGIKNDVDFLAASFIRNRNDVLSIRKILEENDGYQISIISKIENQEGLDNLDDILAVSDGIMVARGDLGVEIPPQNIPHVQKEIIKKCNFANKVVITATQMLDSMTRNPRPTRAEVMDVANSILDGTSAVMLSGESAAGKYPVESIKMMRSISISTEESPEYERMQRDRVDINRITVTNAIAEATYSIAKDLHAAAIISATSSGQTARALSKFKPRQPIIAITDDERVERKLTMEWGVFPVIIKEIDNANELFKAGIEKCKDIYFKEGDLVVLTAGIPFSKSGSTNLLRVEVIAKMMTKGMGIGSGKITGRAVVANSQEELLKDFKDGDIIVTLGMDRDMTPYAQRASALITEEGGLTSSGAIIGLSLGLPTIVGANDCTKEIKTGDIITVDIPSGQVFKGSVENV, from the coding sequence ATGAATAGTACAAAAATTGTGGCCACTATTGGACCAGCAAGTGAGAGCGAAGAAACCTTAAAGCATATGATTTTAAATGGCCTAAATGTTGCTCGCTTAAACTTTTCTCATGGCACTCATGAGGAACACCAAGTTAGAATTGATAGGATAAAAAAAGTTAGCAAAGAACTTGGCATACCAGTTGCAATAATGCTCGATACAAAGGGACCCGAAATCAGAATTGGTAGATTTAGAGAAGGGCCAATAAGAATAGAGCAGGGGCAAAAATTTATCCTTACAACTGATGACATACTTGGCGATCAAAATATGGTAAGTGTTTCCTATGACGGCATCATTGATGATGTGGAATTAGGCGACAGATTATTAATTGATGACGGTCTTGTGGAGTTTGAAATTGTAAATATTTTTTCAAATTCAATTGAGCTTAAAGCAATAAATAGTGGTGAGTTATCAGATAGGAAGGGTGTAAATATTCCTGGTGCTAAAATAAAATTACCTACCTTAACTGAACAAGATATAAGTGATATAAAATTTGGAATAAAAAATGACGTTGACTTTTTGGCTGCAAGCTTTATTAGGAATCGCAATGATGTTCTATCAATCAGAAAAATCTTAGAAGAAAATGATGGCTATCAAATTTCAATTATATCTAAAATTGAAAACCAAGAAGGCCTGGATAATTTAGATGATATACTTGCAGTTAGTGATGGTATAATGGTCGCTAGAGGAGATCTTGGAGTTGAAATTCCACCGCAAAATATTCCTCATGTGCAAAAGGAAATTATAAAAAAATGTAATTTTGCAAATAAGGTTGTAATAACAGCTACACAAATGCTTGACTCAATGACCAGAAACCCAAGACCTACAAGAGCGGAAGTAATGGACGTTGCAAACTCAATACTCGATGGGACATCTGCGGTTATGCTTTCAGGTGAAAGTGCAGCCGGTAAATATCCAGTTGAGTCTATAAAAATGATGAGAAGCATCTCTATATCGACTGAAGAGAGCCCAGAATACGAAAGAATGCAAAGAGACAGGGTAGATATTAATAGGATCACTGTTACAAATGCAATTGCAGAGGCCACTTATTCAATAGCAAAAGATTTACATGCAGCTGCAATTATTTCTGCAACTAGCAGTGGACAAACGGCCAGGGCTTTATCAAAATTTAAACCTAGGCAACCTATAATTGCTATAACAGATGATGAACGAGTTGAAAGAAAGCTAACCATGGAGTGGGGAGTTTTTCCTGTTATAATTAAAGAAATTGATAACGCAAATGAGCTATTTAAAGCAGGCATCGAAAAATGCAAGGATATATATTTTAAGGAGGGAGATTTAGTTGTACTCACAGCAGGTATTCCATTTTCAAAGAGTGGATCCACAAACTTGCTTAGAGTAGAAGTAATCGCAAAAATGATGACAAAGGGAATGGGAATAGGAAGCGGAAAAATTACAGGTAGAGCTGTAGTTGCAAATTCGCAAGAAGAACTTTTGAAAGATTTTAAAGATGGTGATATAATCGTTACTCTGGGAATGGATAGAGATATGACTCCTTATGCTCAGCGTGCTAGTGCTCTTATTACTGAAGAGGGTGGTCTTACAAGTAGCGGTGCAATTATTGGTTTGTCGCTTGGCTTACCAACAATTGTTGGTGCTAATGATTGCACAAAAGAAATTAAAACAGGGGACATTATCACTGTAGATATTCCTAGCGGACAAGTTTTTAAAGGGAGCGTAGAAAATGTCTAA
- the pfkA gene encoding 6-phosphofructokinase, with protein sequence MKIAVLTSGGDAPGMNACIRAVVRTSIYLGIDVYGVRMGYNGLIADDMNKMNVSSVADIIHRGGTILGTARSDEFMTEEGQKIAAENLLKRGINGLVVIGGDGTLTGASKLLDKGINVVAIPATIDNDLGYTDYTIGFMTATETIVDAISKLRDTSSSHGRANVLEVMGRNCGDLALTAGLAGGAETIIVPEIPFDLDKMVEKAVSGIKRGKRHHIIVVAEGAASAYEISKELQNRAGIETRETVLGHVQRGGMPTVFDRLMASRMGNIAVKLLSNNRTNIALGLKCNEIVKLDIDSALKIPKRIDQEIFEIADILSI encoded by the coding sequence ATGAAGATTGCAGTTTTAACTAGTGGCGGAGATGCACCGGGCATGAACGCCTGCATAAGAGCTGTTGTAAGGACATCCATATATCTCGGCATTGATGTCTATGGTGTTAGGATGGGATATAATGGCCTTATTGCTGATGATATGAATAAGATGAATGTCTCAAGTGTTGCTGATATCATCCACAGGGGCGGAACTATTTTAGGAACCGCAAGAAGCGATGAGTTCATGACAGAAGAGGGACAGAAAATTGCTGCTGAGAACTTGCTTAAAAGAGGAATTAATGGTCTTGTAGTAATTGGGGGAGATGGAACTCTAACAGGTGCTTCTAAACTTTTAGACAAGGGAATAAATGTGGTTGCAATTCCAGCTACAATTGACAACGACCTAGGATACACTGACTATACAATTGGATTTATGACGGCAACTGAGACGATTGTTGATGCAATTTCTAAATTGCGTGACACATCCAGTTCTCATGGACGGGCAAATGTGCTTGAAGTTATGGGCAGGAATTGTGGAGACTTAGCACTAACTGCTGGACTTGCAGGTGGTGCAGAGACCATTATTGTCCCTGAAATACCTTTTGATTTAGACAAAATGGTTGAAAAAGCTGTTAGCGGAATTAAAAGAGGCAAGAGGCACCACATAATTGTCGTTGCAGAAGGAGCTGCAAGTGCTTATGAAATAAGTAAAGAACTTCAAAATAGGGCTGGTATAGAAACTCGAGAAACTGTTCTTGGCCACGTACAAAGAGGTGGTATGCCAACTGTTTTTGATAGACTTATGGCTTCACGCATGGGAAATATTGCAGTAAAATTATTATCTAACAATAGAACTAATATAGCTTTGGGCTTGAAGTGCAACGAGATTGTTAAATTGGATATTGATTCAGCTTTAAAGATACCAAAGAGAATTGATCAAGAAATATTTGAAATCGCAGACATATTATCTATATAG
- a CDS encoding DNA polymerase III subunit alpha: MFTHLHLHTEFSLLDGAIKISDLAEKAKEYNMNSVAITDHGNMYGAINFYKELKKAGIKPIIGSEVYISRGDHRLKNPDDRSGYHLILLCKNEIGLKNLMKISSEGFLNGFYYRPRVSHEFLQEHSEGLVALSACLGGEIQSHYLNGDEVSAVNAYKWYADVFKDDFYLEIQNHGIREEDVIRHYFKTLRDRFGAKLVATNDCHYLNKEDAFIQEVLMAISMGKTINDETRMTFASDEFYFKSSEEMEKLFVDMPDAIKNTQEIADKCNVEIEFGHYHLPNFDTPGNMDHFEYLKKQTHDGILERYEKDGKVSDEVWQRVESELSIIKDMGFVDYFLIVQDFILFAKSKGIPVGPGRGSSVGSIVCYALGIVDLDPLKYDLVFERFLNPDRVTMPDIDIDFCYERREEVIQYVKEKYGHDHVAQIITFGTMAAKGAIRDVGRVLDMPYNEVDKIAKMIPNELDITIDKALNDNPELKDAYDNDREVKKLIDISMRIEGHVRHASTHAAGVVISKSPLVNYAPLATAQDQPVTQYTMTTLEELGLLKMDFLGLRTLTVIEDSLKLIEKNTGHRPSFEDMKLDDPETIKLFADVNTIGIFQFESPGMRAFLKELKVDRFEDLIAANSLFRPGPMDSIPDFCERKNSDVKIDYKHPILEKILKDTHGVIVFQEQVIAIVQQLGGYTIGRADLIRRAMSKKKMDVMEEERPIFIKGAIEKGASKELAEEVFDDMIDFAKYAFNKSHSAAYSLDAWRTAWLKTHYPKEFMASLLTSVAGQQDKVALYIEEARRMGIKIIPPDVNQSEWRFTTEGDDIRMGFKAIKGLGHNTADAIVEARKENKFTSLTDLIRAISKIDSAALNKRSFESLVYAGAFDSFGVNRRSALNQYSVIIDTVNIEKRSNVRGQFNMFGSESDSMILVNLEEFNKDELLELEKDVLGVYVSSHPLESYEEIIKSLQNKDIATINEEYEEYLSNGISFNKYRLKLAGLVSRSRVLITRRNEKMMTLELQDLTGRIDAVVFPNVYRKYRDKLVDGSRVLLCGDLSYSDVEKPKLIVNEVSDLKQRETLYIKTDSEKNSNEINMARGFIQSNPGDGEVVFYFSDKDAIGTFKDASALYLNSKNIDFLEKLFGKENIKRNGDQ, translated from the coding sequence ATGTTTACACACTTACACCTGCACACTGAGTTTTCACTCCTGGATGGGGCAATTAAAATCAGTGACTTGGCAGAAAAGGCAAAAGAATATAATATGAACTCAGTGGCCATTACCGATCATGGAAATATGTACGGGGCCATTAACTTTTACAAGGAGTTAAAAAAGGCTGGCATAAAACCCATTATTGGATCTGAAGTTTATATTTCTAGAGGTGATCACAGGCTGAAAAATCCAGACGACAGGTCAGGTTATCACCTTATTTTGCTATGCAAAAATGAAATAGGCTTGAAGAATCTGATGAAAATTTCTAGCGAAGGATTTTTAAATGGATTTTATTACAGGCCGCGTGTTAGCCACGAGTTCTTGCAAGAACACAGCGAAGGTTTAGTTGCACTTTCTGCTTGCTTGGGTGGAGAAATTCAATCACATTATTTAAATGGTGACGAGGTTTCAGCTGTAAATGCATATAAATGGTACGCAGATGTCTTTAAAGACGATTTTTACTTAGAAATTCAAAATCATGGCATAAGAGAAGAAGATGTGATTAGGCATTACTTCAAAACTCTTAGGGACCGTTTTGGTGCAAAACTAGTGGCAACAAATGATTGCCACTATTTAAATAAAGAGGATGCTTTTATCCAAGAGGTTCTGATGGCTATATCTATGGGCAAGACTATTAATGATGAGACCAGGATGACCTTTGCAAGTGACGAATTTTATTTCAAATCTTCAGAAGAAATGGAAAAACTTTTTGTAGATATGCCAGATGCAATTAAAAACACCCAGGAGATTGCAGACAAATGTAATGTGGAAATTGAATTTGGCCACTATCATTTGCCTAACTTTGATACACCGGGAAATATGGACCACTTTGAATACTTAAAAAAACAAACCCATGATGGTATACTTGAAAGATATGAAAAAGATGGTAAGGTTTCAGATGAAGTATGGCAAAGGGTTGAAAGCGAGCTAAGCATTATTAAAGACATGGGCTTTGTGGATTACTTTTTGATTGTCCAAGATTTTATTTTATTTGCTAAATCAAAAGGCATTCCTGTAGGTCCAGGCCGTGGGTCAAGCGTTGGATCAATAGTTTGTTATGCTCTTGGCATAGTTGACTTGGATCCATTAAAATATGACTTGGTTTTTGAAAGATTTTTAAATCCTGATAGGGTAACCATGCCAGATATTGATATTGACTTTTGCTATGAAAGAAGAGAAGAAGTCATTCAATATGTAAAAGAGAAATATGGCCACGACCATGTGGCACAAATAATTACCTTTGGAACTATGGCTGCCAAAGGTGCGATTAGAGATGTTGGTCGCGTGCTGGACATGCCTTATAACGAAGTCGATAAAATCGCAAAAATGATTCCAAATGAACTGGATATTACAATTGACAAGGCACTTAATGACAATCCAGAATTAAAAGATGCCTATGACAACGATAGGGAAGTAAAAAAACTAATCGATATCTCAATGAGGATAGAGGGTCATGTTAGACACGCAAGCACTCATGCAGCCGGCGTTGTTATTTCAAAAAGCCCACTGGTAAATTACGCCCCGTTGGCAACTGCTCAAGACCAACCTGTAACCCAGTACACTATGACTACACTTGAAGAGCTTGGTCTTTTGAAGATGGATTTCTTGGGCTTAAGGACTTTAACTGTTATAGAAGATTCATTAAAATTAATTGAAAAAAATACTGGCCACAGACCGAGTTTTGAAGATATGAAGCTGGACGATCCTGAGACGATAAAACTATTTGCAGATGTAAATACAATTGGAATCTTCCAATTTGAATCACCTGGCATGAGGGCCTTCTTAAAAGAGCTAAAGGTTGATCGTTTTGAAGATTTAATTGCAGCTAACTCACTCTTTAGACCGGGGCCAATGGATAGCATTCCCGATTTTTGTGAACGCAAAAACTCTGATGTGAAGATAGACTATAAGCATCCAATTCTTGAAAAAATTTTAAAAGATACCCATGGAGTAATAGTTTTCCAAGAGCAAGTTATAGCCATCGTTCAACAACTTGGAGGATATACAATTGGACGAGCTGATTTGATTAGGCGAGCTATGAGTAAAAAGAAAATGGACGTTATGGAAGAAGAAAGGCCGATATTTATCAAGGGCGCTATTGAAAAAGGGGCATCAAAAGAACTTGCAGAAGAAGTTTTTGATGACATGATTGACTTTGCAAAATATGCCTTTAACAAAAGTCACTCTGCAGCATACAGTCTTGATGCATGGAGGACTGCATGGCTCAAGACTCATTATCCTAAGGAATTTATGGCGAGTCTCTTAACTTCAGTTGCGGGTCAACAAGACAAGGTTGCCCTTTATATTGAAGAGGCAAGGCGAATGGGAATAAAAATCATCCCACCAGATGTAAATCAATCTGAATGGAGATTTACAACAGAGGGCGATGATATAAGGATGGGCTTTAAGGCGATTAAAGGCCTAGGCCACAATACAGCAGATGCCATCGTCGAGGCAAGAAAAGAAAATAAATTTACATCTCTTACGGATTTAATTAGGGCGATTTCAAAAATAGATTCAGCCGCCCTTAATAAAAGATCTTTTGAATCACTTGTTTACGCTGGAGCTTTCGATAGCTTTGGAGTAAACCGGAGGTCAGCCCTAAATCAATATAGCGTTATAATTGATACAGTAAATATTGAGAAGAGGTCAAATGTAAGAGGTCAGTTTAATATGTTCGGCTCTGAATCTGATTCTATGATTTTGGTTAACTTGGAAGAGTTTAACAAGGATGAGCTCTTGGAATTAGAAAAAGATGTCCTGGGTGTATATGTTTCCAGTCATCCTTTAGAGTCTTATGAAGAAATAATAAAGTCTTTGCAAAATAAAGATATTGCAACTATAAATGAAGAGTATGAAGAGTATTTATCAAATGGTATTTCATTTAATAAATACAGGCTAAAGTTGGCAGGACTTGTCTCAAGATCTCGGGTTTTAATTACTAGGAGAAACGAAAAGATGATGACTCTTGAACTCCAAGATTTAACTGGCAGGATAGATGCAGTTGTCTTTCCAAATGTTTATAGAAAGTATAGAGACAAGCTTGTAGATGGCAGCAGAGTTTTACTCTGCGGGGACTTGTCTTACAGTGATGTTGAAAAACCAAAGCTAATTGTAAATGAGGTTAGCGATTTAAAACAAAGGGAAACTCTTTATATAAAAACAGATTCAGAAAAAAATTCTAATGAAATTAATATGGCTAGGGGCTTTATCCAATCAAACCCAGGTGACGGGGAAGTTGTATTTTATTTTTCAGATAAAGATGCAATTGGGACTTTCAAGGATGCGAGTGCTTTATATTTAAATAGCAAGAATATAGATTTTTTAGAAAAACTTTTTGGCAAAGAAAATATTAAAAGGAATGGAGACCAATGA
- a CDS encoding hemolysin family protein: MNIVIILILIAMSAFFSGSETSITSLSSIKLRQLVESKVKNVDKLEYLIEDSNRTISAILIGNNIVNILSSSLSTVIFVEMFGKNGVAISTVVMTILILIFGEIIPKNLAKANSTKFALAVAPFVYYIVKIFTPLTMLFGALSKAIVSESEEDKITEDDLITILNVSHEEGILENEQKEMMENVFSIAGTQAKDVMTNRTSIISIPVDSTYDEVMDIVKNNNFSRYPVIDENIDDIIGLLFAKDLLAVDKENFNIRDHLREAIFQYESRPNFLLLSELKKHKMSMAIILDEYGGTAGLVTVEDIVEEIVGDIDDEFDEADNSIKQVTENTFVIQADTDLDDINDRLSTNLESDEYESIGGFVIGLAGKFPKVGEIYKYENYTFIIDKASPNKLERLKMRIER, from the coding sequence TTGAATATAGTAATAATTTTGATTTTAATAGCTATGTCTGCTTTCTTTTCTGGCAGTGAAACATCAATTACTTCATTAAGTTCAATTAAGCTTAGGCAGCTTGTTGAGTCCAAGGTAAAAAATGTGGACAAGCTTGAATATTTGATAGAGGATTCCAATAGGACAATTTCGGCAATATTAATTGGAAATAATATTGTAAACATTCTTTCCTCATCCTTGTCCACAGTAATTTTTGTGGAGATGTTTGGGAAAAATGGGGTCGCCATATCGACAGTTGTAATGACAATTTTGATTTTAATATTTGGAGAAATTATTCCCAAAAATTTAGCAAAAGCAAATTCTACAAAATTTGCCCTTGCAGTTGCGCCTTTTGTTTATTATATTGTTAAGATTTTCACACCTCTTACAATGCTTTTTGGAGCCCTTAGCAAGGCTATAGTAAGTGAATCTGAAGAAGACAAGATTACCGAAGATGACCTAATAACAATTTTAAATGTCAGCCATGAAGAAGGTATACTTGAAAACGAACAAAAAGAAATGATGGAAAATGTTTTCTCTATTGCAGGTACACAAGCCAAAGATGTTATGACCAATCGTACGAGTATTATCAGCATTCCTGTGGATTCCACTTATGATGAGGTTATGGATATTGTGAAAAACAATAACTTCTCTCGTTATCCAGTAATTGATGAGAATATTGATGACATTATTGGACTTTTATTTGCAAAGGACCTACTGGCAGTTGACAAAGAAAATTTCAATATAAGAGATCATTTGCGTGAAGCTATATTTCAATATGAATCTAGGCCAAACTTTTTGCTTTTGAGTGAATTAAAAAAACATAAGATGAGTATGGCTATAATTCTTGACGAGTACGGTGGAACGGCCGGTCTTGTTACTGTAGAGGATATAGTTGAAGAAATTGTCGGTGATATTGACGATGAATTTGACGAAGCGGATAATTCTATTAAGCAAGTTACTGAAAACACATTTGTTATTCAAGCGGATACAGATTTAGATGATATAAATGATAGGCTTTCTACAAATCTTGAGTCCGATGAATATGAAAGTATCGGTGGATTTGTAATTGGCCTTGCTGGAAAATTTCCAAAAGTTGGCGAGATCTACAAATATGAAAATTATACATTTATAATCGACAAGGCTAGTCCAAATAAACTTGAAAGGCTAAAGATGCGCATAGAAAGGTGA
- a CDS encoding ABC transporter ATP-binding protein: MIKTLKRYYNLIGSHKASVFIAVTFCIISGGLAILPATFTGNITDAIKAGSLEYDSLMRSIFWLVFMLVSTYFLDAYYNYVIFRNYYYVDASVRVQLLKKSIRQNPPFFIKYNASNIITKATSDADAIATVASYGIMTTTEGVLLPIIYFITMATISPWLFLIALTALPIMIYVVVQISKKLDGKYDQSLETQDAMNEHALESFTAIKVIKAFDTKSRRLNEFLEKVLINNNKELEVNNIENLYVPVVNGIMSFFAILSIIVGGFLISKGKITLGELITHSMLLQELDWPAYAVADLITVSKSGSISLRRVDEVLNYKERERTSDPVVIKNIDKIEMKNYSFKYPNAESYALKNINLSIKAGQKIGLVGKTGSGKSTLLHQIVAEYDDFEGSLFINGNNIMDINLDSYRKNIGYVPQEHFLFSKSVKDNILFYRDGDYDRAIDIAAFRNDLSSFADGINTQCGEMGITLSGGQKQRVSLARAVLLDPQLLILDDVLSAVDNNTEKEISENLANNFPNTTIIISSHRLSVVKDADEIIVLDNGQISERGKFEDLISSGGWFSDQYHLQEVDHE, encoded by the coding sequence ATGATTAAAACACTTAAACGATATTACAATTTAATAGGCAGTCACAAGGCCTCCGTCTTTATCGCTGTAACTTTTTGTATAATTTCTGGCGGTCTTGCGATACTTCCCGCGACATTTACAGGAAATATAACAGATGCTATTAAGGCAGGCTCACTTGAATATGATTCTTTAATGCGATCAATTTTTTGGCTTGTTTTTATGCTTGTTTCAACTTATTTCTTAGACGCGTATTATAATTATGTTATTTTTAGAAATTATTATTATGTAGATGCAAGTGTGAGGGTTCAACTTTTAAAAAAATCTATTAGGCAAAACCCACCATTTTTTATTAAATACAATGCATCAAATATTATCACTAAGGCAACATCTGATGCCGATGCAATAGCGACCGTCGCTTCTTATGGAATCATGACCACAACTGAGGGGGTGCTTCTGCCAATAATTTATTTTATAACTATGGCCACCATCAGCCCATGGCTCTTTTTGATTGCACTTACTGCCCTTCCAATAATGATTTATGTAGTTGTGCAGATTTCCAAAAAGCTAGACGGGAAATACGACCAGTCTCTCGAAACGCAAGACGCAATGAATGAGCACGCCCTTGAAAGTTTTACAGCTATAAAAGTTATAAAAGCCTTTGATACAAAAAGTAGGCGGCTAAATGAATTTTTAGAAAAAGTTTTAATAAATAATAACAAGGAACTAGAAGTAAACAATATAGAAAATCTCTATGTACCAGTTGTAAATGGGATAATGTCTTTCTTTGCAATTTTAAGTATTATAGTCGGGGGCTTTCTTATTAGCAAGGGCAAGATTACCCTTGGCGAACTTATAACCCACTCCATGCTCTTGCAAGAGCTCGATTGGCCTGCCTACGCTGTGGCCGATTTAATTACTGTTTCAAAGAGCGGATCAATTTCTTTAAGAAGAGTTGATGAGGTTTTGAATTATAAGGAAAGAGAAAGAACTTCTGATCCTGTTGTTATAAAAAATATAGATAAGATCGAAATGAAGAATTACTCTTTTAAATATCCAAACGCAGAGTCCTATGCTCTTAAAAATATTAATCTTTCCATCAAAGCTGGGCAAAAAATTGGCCTTGTTGGAAAGACTGGATCTGGTAAGTCTACCCTTCTCCATCAAATTGTTGCAGAGTATGATGACTTTGAAGGATCTCTATTTATTAATGGCAATAATATTATGGATATCAATCTGGATTCTTACAGAAAAAATATTGGCTATGTCCCCCAAGAACATTTCTTGTTTTCAAAATCCGTCAAAGACAATATTTTATTCTACAGGGACGGAGACTATGACAGGGCTATCGATATAGCAGCTTTTAGAAATGACCTTTCATCTTTTGCAGATGGAATAAACACACAATGTGGAGAGATGGGCATAACTTTGTCTGGGGGACAAAAGCAAAGGGTTTCTCTGGCCAGAGCTGTCCTCTTGGATCCACAGCTTCTGATACTAGATGATGTCTTGTCTGCTGTTGACAATAATACAGAAAAAGAAATTTCCGAAAATTTAGCAAATAATTTTCCAAACACAACAATTATCATAAGCTCCCACAGGCTTTCTGTTGTAAAAGATGCTGATGAAATAATTGTGCTTGATAATGGACAAATTTCTGAGCGAGGTAAATTTGAAGACCTGATTTCAAGTGGGGGTTGGTTTAGCGACCAATACCACTTGCAGGAGGTGGACCATGAGTAA